One genomic region from Thalassotalea sp. PS06 encodes:
- a CDS encoding PKD domain-containing protein, with the protein MTNINKGVVLALLCALTPLANAEVIDPADPNIQYTGRWNFDNPSTPKVTWHGSKLVFRFNGTSASIDIDAGARSPYGNQWQEQYRVIIDGVPSPDRIFMPRGRSTYTLANNLPAGDHTIELFKETTYAYTSASTIYGINIDGSLLAPPPRPTLRIEFLGDSNMDGTSNYSEQDQGESGGYYAYPAMVTRMLNAEMNLQAVGGATLDANGDNDVQSFIFSQNYKDQDINYRSGFNPHVIVVNAGANDVGAGKEEIKSRYKKVIADLRTVYGDTPHIVLWNAYGWNLDEPANYSHEVVAEVGGNLTAVKYPWMWEQFHGSMWDHSGQAHMLAEHIASLNPAWSIQNTNDIADAYTKNGNVANGSFEHVAPFGSFGWRYFDDPGVERVYDPAGAVDGNYYVRLTADTQARGVHQATDATGDLLRGATQGGETYTITAKVRGTAPGAQAKFETHFQGQAMWTHKTEDGSPWPYAIKAFDVTTDWQEYSHTFTAEAGVWMLFNYIFATQGSVEFDDVQLTVGAGQPPTNQAPTASFTVDTNELTASFTDTSSDSDGSIVGYSWDFGDGNTSVSQHPVHNYAANGIYTVELTVTDDDGASSISSQQVDVAQASGSDITMEITSGSLSQKGRLVVNLSWTNATGSNVDIYRNGEFLWTTTNDGSYKDVSNGMNSGTYTYQVCEQNSSVCSSEQSINL; encoded by the coding sequence ATGACGAATATTAATAAAGGTGTAGTACTGGCGCTTTTATGCGCTCTCACACCATTGGCTAATGCGGAGGTCATAGATCCTGCAGATCCCAACATCCAATACACAGGGCGCTGGAACTTTGATAACCCATCCACACCCAAAGTAACCTGGCATGGTTCTAAACTAGTTTTTCGCTTTAATGGAACGAGTGCCTCAATAGATATTGATGCTGGTGCCCGCAGTCCATACGGCAATCAATGGCAGGAACAATACCGTGTAATTATTGACGGTGTGCCAAGCCCTGATCGCATTTTTATGCCACGTGGACGAAGCACCTACACATTAGCAAATAACCTCCCTGCGGGCGACCATACCATAGAGCTGTTTAAAGAAACCACCTATGCATATACCTCAGCCAGTACCATATACGGCATTAATATTGATGGCTCATTGCTTGCCCCACCACCGAGGCCTACTCTTAGAATTGAGTTTTTAGGTGATTCGAATATGGATGGTACCTCTAACTATAGTGAGCAAGATCAAGGTGAATCCGGTGGGTATTACGCGTATCCGGCAATGGTTACACGTATGTTAAACGCCGAAATGAACTTGCAAGCTGTTGGCGGCGCAACGCTAGACGCTAATGGTGACAACGACGTGCAATCCTTTATCTTTTCACAAAATTATAAAGATCAAGATATTAACTATCGAAGCGGTTTTAACCCGCATGTCATTGTTGTCAATGCCGGTGCTAATGACGTGGGCGCCGGAAAGGAGGAAATAAAAAGTCGTTATAAAAAGGTAATCGCTGATTTACGTACGGTATATGGAGACACCCCACATATTGTTTTGTGGAATGCTTATGGCTGGAATCTTGACGAACCTGCCAATTACAGTCATGAAGTAGTGGCTGAAGTCGGTGGTAATTTAACGGCGGTGAAATATCCCTGGATGTGGGAACAGTTCCACGGTTCTATGTGGGATCACAGTGGCCAAGCTCATATGTTAGCGGAACATATTGCGTCATTAAACCCCGCTTGGTCTATCCAAAATACCAATGATATCGCGGATGCCTACACGAAAAATGGCAACGTTGCTAACGGTAGTTTCGAGCACGTTGCGCCATTTGGCAGCTTCGGTTGGCGTTATTTTGATGATCCCGGCGTTGAACGGGTTTACGACCCTGCCGGAGCAGTTGATGGTAACTACTATGTTCGCCTAACTGCTGACACTCAAGCTCGTGGAGTTCATCAAGCGACCGATGCAACCGGTGATTTACTCCGTGGTGCAACTCAAGGTGGAGAGACATATACTATTACCGCTAAAGTCAGAGGTACAGCTCCCGGCGCCCAGGCAAAGTTTGAAACGCACTTCCAGGGTCAAGCTATGTGGACACACAAAACTGAAGATGGCAGCCCTTGGCCCTATGCAATTAAAGCTTTCGATGTAACGACAGACTGGCAAGAATATAGCCATACCTTTACCGCTGAGGCGGGTGTCTGGATGCTATTTAACTATATTTTTGCCACCCAGGGCTCAGTAGAGTTTGACGATGTACAACTTACCGTGGGAGCAGGGCAACCACCAACAAACCAAGCGCCTACAGCCAGTTTTACTGTTGATACAAACGAATTAACCGCCAGCTTTACAGATACCAGCTCAGATTCAGACGGTAGTATAGTGGGCTATAGTTGGGATTTTGGTGATGGAAATACATCTGTTAGCCAACATCCAGTTCACAACTACGCAGCTAATGGTATTTATACGGTTGAGTTAACAGTAACCGATGACGATGGTGCGAGTAGTATCAGTAGCCAGCAAGTAGACGTAGCTCAAGCATCGGGTAGCGATATTACGATGGAAATTACATCAGGCTCGCTCAGCCAAAAGGGCCGTTTAGTCGTAAACCTTTCCTGGACGAATGCAACAGGCTCTAACGTCGATATTTACCGCAATGGCGAATTTCTATGGACAACTACTAATGATGGTAGTTACAAAGACGTATCTAATGGAATGAATAGTGGTACTTATACCTACCAGGTTTGTGAACAAAACAGTAGCGTTTGTTCGTCAGAACAGTCAATTAATTTATAA
- a CDS encoding alpha/beta hydrolase gives MNGLVLSTLLTSYAHSTPKVEKWLLWQSQTPPYYKSNDLVEHEKQLWGTTVVTDVTEAEMTVFPAQGNNTGVAVVILPGGGYEVEAIYHEGFDVAKELAHKGITAAVLKYRLPNPKSSNSPELVPVTDVRKALSLLREQAPRFEINPGKVGVLGFSAGSHLATVASVHLSENSQENPNFSMLIYGVTKLNKENQQWLQDTLYHRPLTAQEVSYNTLLNHVDVNTPPAFLVHAMDDDTCHYTESTLYAEALQKNRVPAELHLFATGSHGFGAGHEEHGTDQWLTLAVNWLTRLTIH, from the coding sequence TTGAATGGGTTAGTTTTAAGTACGCTATTGACGAGCTACGCCCATTCAACACCGAAGGTAGAAAAGTGGCTTTTATGGCAAAGCCAAACGCCACCGTATTATAAAAGTAATGATCTGGTAGAGCATGAAAAACAGTTGTGGGGCACGACTGTAGTAACGGACGTGACCGAAGCTGAAATGACCGTATTTCCTGCACAAGGAAATAATACAGGGGTTGCTGTTGTCATACTTCCCGGTGGTGGATACGAAGTGGAAGCCATTTATCACGAAGGGTTCGATGTTGCTAAGGAGTTGGCTCATAAAGGAATTACTGCTGCAGTATTGAAATATCGTTTGCCTAACCCAAAGTCATCAAACTCGCCTGAGCTAGTACCCGTTACCGATGTTCGCAAGGCGTTAAGCTTACTGCGAGAGCAGGCTCCTCGATTCGAAATTAATCCAGGTAAAGTCGGCGTCTTGGGTTTTTCTGCGGGCAGTCATTTGGCAACTGTTGCTAGCGTACATTTGTCCGAAAACAGCCAAGAAAACCCCAACTTTTCAATGCTGATTTACGGGGTAACTAAGTTAAACAAAGAAAACCAACAATGGTTACAAGATACGCTTTATCACAGGCCTCTTACTGCACAGGAAGTTAGCTATAACACCTTATTGAATCATGTGGATGTTAATACTCCTCCCGCGTTTTTAGTACATGCGATGGATGATGACACTTGCCATTACACTGAATCAACCTTATATGCCGAAGCATTACAAAAGAACCGTGTGCCTGCAGAGTTGCATTTATTTGCGACAGGAAGTCATGGCTTTGGCGCTGGACATGAAGAGCATGGTACCGATCAATGGCTTACATTGGCTGTCAACTGGTTGACCAGGTTAACTATTCATTAG